One genomic region from Rothia dentocariosa ATCC 17931 encodes:
- a CDS encoding DUF7059 domain-containing protein → MADELYSRIPDTPISDDTARLERIRGALERLNYSYDGVRELLGERAFEAMARDQVVPGTWRVQNILDDAHTTDPDRRLGRMIGFFLFARTLTRTELADALGGEPALNDLIAAHLVEPAESDNARTPENPGEEPQYRAVFDLRPHSADDGTELWVASDLGAHQRPGVLRKDHVLGIGQASLTLAQITERTPVARALDVGTGCGIQTFHLLAHADHVTATDISPRALAFARFNLLLNAPALKLDPQNLEARVSLRQGSLLDPVAGEQFDLVVSNPPFVITPRRADESSDDQFTYRDGGLPGDDIVSTLIRRIPEVLVPGGRAQMLGNWEIHRDNTGEAQPWDARLRTWFAESATGTPSEAWVIQREVLTPESYAETWLKDASENRDRDHYENTYRAYLDDFKNRNVHSIGFGMLWLRRRAHTTETAPLNRFEDITYPIAQPIAQSITEAVARFDRLTALTDQALAEAHLVLAEDVTEERHGRPGAEHPNVILLRAGSGLCRTILLSTETAGFVSACDGELSIGQILGALAVLLGWEDYTPDARAAFGTENEHPRDTLLVAIRELIEKSFLHFADENS, encoded by the coding sequence ATGGCTGATGAACTGTACTCCCGCATCCCCGACACCCCCATAAGCGACGATACCGCCCGGCTTGAGCGCATCCGGGGTGCCCTTGAGAGGCTTAACTACAGCTACGATGGGGTGCGTGAACTGCTGGGTGAGCGCGCCTTTGAGGCAATGGCACGCGACCAGGTTGTGCCCGGAACCTGGCGGGTACAGAACATCCTTGATGATGCGCACACCACCGACCCCGACCGCCGCCTGGGGCGCATGATCGGGTTTTTCCTGTTCGCACGCACCCTAACCCGCACGGAACTTGCCGATGCGCTCGGCGGCGAACCCGCGCTGAACGACCTGATCGCGGCACACCTCGTGGAACCGGCGGAGTCAGACAATGCCCGCACCCCCGAGAACCCCGGCGAAGAACCGCAGTACCGCGCCGTGTTTGACCTGCGACCGCATTCGGCTGATGACGGCACCGAGCTGTGGGTGGCCTCTGATTTGGGGGCGCATCAGCGACCCGGGGTGCTGCGCAAAGATCACGTGCTGGGTATTGGGCAGGCATCCCTAACCCTGGCGCAGATTACCGAGCGCACCCCCGTGGCGCGTGCCCTTGACGTGGGGACCGGCTGCGGTATTCAGACCTTCCACCTGCTCGCCCACGCAGACCACGTGACGGCCACCGATATTTCGCCGCGCGCCCTCGCCTTCGCCCGTTTTAACCTGCTGCTGAATGCCCCCGCCCTGAAACTTGACCCGCAGAACCTTGAAGCCCGCGTCAGCCTTCGACAAGGCTCTTTGCTGGATCCCGTGGCGGGGGAGCAGTTCGACCTTGTGGTCTCAAACCCGCCGTTCGTCATTACCCCGCGCCGCGCAGACGAAAGCAGCGACGACCAGTTTACGTACCGTGACGGCGGGCTGCCCGGCGACGATATTGTCAGCACGCTTATTCGGCGCATCCCCGAGGTTCTGGTGCCCGGCGGGCGCGCCCAGATGCTCGGCAACTGGGAAATTCACCGCGACAACACAGGCGAGGCGCAGCCCTGGGACGCGCGCCTGCGCACCTGGTTCGCCGAATCAGCCACTGGCACCCCGAGCGAGGCGTGGGTAATTCAGCGCGAAGTGCTCACCCCCGAATCCTATGCGGAAACCTGGCTCAAAGACGCGAGCGAAAACCGCGACCGCGACCACTACGAGAACACCTACCGAGCCTATCTCGACGACTTTAAAAACCGGAACGTTCATTCTATTGGGTTCGGGATGCTCTGGCTCCGCCGCCGGGCACACACCACCGAAACCGCACCCCTGAACCGGTTTGAAGACATCACCTACCCCATAGCCCAGCCCATCGCGCAAAGCATCACCGAGGCCGTGGCACGCTTCGACCGCCTCACCGCTCTGACCGATCAGGCGCTCGCCGAAGCCCACCTCGTTCTCGCCGAAGACGTGACCGAAGAACGCCACGGCCGCCCCGGCGCCGAGCATCCAAACGTAATTCTGCTGCGCGCCGGATCCGGGCTGTGCCGCACAATTCTGCTCTCAACCGAAACCGCCGGATTCGTTTCCGCATGCGACGGTGAGCTGAGCATCGGGCAGATTTTAGGTGCGCTCGCCGTGCTTCTCGGCTGGGAAGACTACACGCCGGATGCGCGCGCTGCCTTCGGTACCGAGAACGAGCATCCGCGCGACACCCTGCTGGTCGCTATTCGAGAACTCATCGAAAAAAGTTTTCTGCACTTCGCAGACGAAAACAGCTAA